In a genomic window of Meiothermus sp. CFH 77666:
- a CDS encoding SDR family oxidoreductase, which yields MSNLKGKIAVVAGATRGCGRGIAVELGAAGATVYCTGRSTRGHPSDLNRPETIEETAELVTQSGGKGISVRVDHTQEDQVRSLFEQVKVEQGRLDILVNDVWGGDALIEWGKPFWELDMAQGWRLLERSVYSHLLTSRYAVPLMVEQNSGLIIEVTDGDSLSYRGNFFYDLVKTTVIRLAHNMAEEFKGQRINVSGEPNRAKAHITALALTPGFLRSEAMLEHFGVSEANWRDAIAKDPYYAESETPHYIGRAVVALASDPKIHEKAGQALATWHLSREYGFTDIDGRAPHWQEFYEGKKPAEK from the coding sequence ATGTCTAATCTCAAAGGAAAAATTGCGGTAGTGGCAGGAGCCACCAGGGGCTGTGGCCGGGGTATTGCGGTAGAGTTGGGTGCGGCTGGGGCCACCGTGTACTGCACGGGCCGCAGCACCAGGGGCCACCCTTCCGACCTCAACCGACCCGAGACCATCGAGGAAACCGCCGAACTGGTAACCCAGTCCGGTGGAAAAGGCATTTCGGTAAGGGTAGACCATACCCAGGAGGATCAGGTCAGGAGCCTGTTTGAGCAGGTAAAGGTCGAGCAGGGCAGGCTGGATATTCTGGTGAATGATGTGTGGGGTGGCGATGCCCTCATCGAGTGGGGCAAGCCCTTCTGGGAGCTGGACATGGCCCAGGGCTGGAGGCTCTTGGAGCGCTCGGTATACAGCCACCTCCTCACCAGCCGCTACGCTGTGCCGCTGATGGTCGAGCAAAACTCAGGTTTGATTATCGAAGTCACTGACGGCGACAGCCTGAGCTACCGGGGTAACTTTTTCTACGATCTGGTCAAGACCACCGTAATTCGTCTGGCCCACAACATGGCGGAGGAATTCAAGGGCCAACGCATCAACGTCAGTGGCGAGCCCAACCGTGCAAAGGCCCACATCACCGCTCTGGCCCTCACGCCCGGCTTCCTGCGCTCGGAGGCGATGCTCGAGCACTTTGGCGTGAGCGAGGCCAACTGGCGCGATGCGATTGCCAAAGACCCCTACTATGCCGAGTCCGAGACCCCACATTACATTGGGCGGGCCGTGGTGGCGCTGGCCTCCGACCCCAAGATCCACGAAAAAGCAGGCCAGGCCCTGGCCACCTGGCATCTGAGCCGCGAGTATGGCTTCACCGATATAGACGGCAGAGCGCCGCATTGGCAAGAGTTTTACGAGGGTAAAAAACCAGCGGAAAAGTGA